The following are encoded in a window of Ricinus communis isolate WT05 ecotype wild-type chromosome 4, ASM1957865v1, whole genome shotgun sequence genomic DNA:
- the LOC8266322 gene encoding ribonuclease J isoform X1 → MQMQSVSSYSLYFTSCSRLEQHCFHKMAAFSAISLCPYSLLHRPRPSTRKYPISCSIGSSSTIGSHGSKAPRKRSGRMEGAGKSMEDSVQRKMEQFYEGSNGPPLRIVPIGGLGEIGMNCMLVGNYDRYILIDAGVMFPDYDELGVQKIIPDTTFIKRWSHKIEAVIITHGHEDHIGALPWVIPALDSRTPIYASSFTMELIKKRLKEHGIFLPSRLKVFRTRKKFIAGPFEVEPIRVTHSIPDCCGLVLRCSDGTILHTGDWKIDESPLDGKVFDREALEELSKEGVTLMMSDSTNVLSPGRTISESVVADSLLRHISAAKGRIITTQFASNIHRLGSVKAAADLTGRKLVFVGMSLRTYLDAAWKDGKAPIDPSTLVKVEDIDAYAPKDLLIVTTGSQAEPRAALNLASYGSSHSFKLNKDDIILYSAKVIPGNESRVMKMMNRISEIGSTLVMGKNELLHTSGHGYRGELEEVLRIVKPQHFLPIHGELLFLKEHELLGKSTGVRHTTVIKNGEMLGVSHLRNRKVLSNGFISLGKENLQLMYNDGDKAFGTSTELCIDERLRIATDGIIVISMEILRPQNAESLTANTIKGKIRITTRCLWLDKGKLLDALHKAAQAALSSCPVNCPLSHMEKTVSEILRKMVRKYSGKRPEVIAIAVENPAGVLSDELKTRLSGNSRVGFGISALKKVVDGYPTRNRSNKTQMESNGYMHVDNTLQQNLEVDDSEVGRLQPDENTAASISSSPDRLPSNSQDQDDFWKSFVSSNPIDTLVPQSEHIKELEDDGSLSSDDESMEMQDQKSKPSKRVKRNKWKPEEIKKLIKVRGKLHDRFQVVKGRMALWEEVSNRLMIDGINRSPGQCKSLWASLNQKYEESKSDENGQTVWPHYEDMDKILSAFGEMTTK, encoded by the exons ATGCAGATGCAGTCAGTCTCCTCCTATTCATTATACTTCACTTCTTGTAGCAGACTCGAACAACACTGCTTTCACAAAATGGCTGCTTTTAGTGCTATCTCTCTTTGTCCCTACAGTCTTTTGCACCGGCCTAGGCCTTCCACAAGAAAGTATCCCATTTCTTGCTCTATCGGCTCTTCTTCAACAATAG GCAGTCATGGATCCAAAGCACCACGTAAAAGATCAGGAAGAATGGAAGGGGCTGGGAAAAGTATGGAGGATTCTGTTCAGCGCAAGATGGAACAGTTTTATGAAGGGTCTAATGGTCCACCTCTTCGCATTGTTCCAATTGGTGGCCTGGGTGAGATTGGGATGAATTGCATGCTTGTTGGGAATTATGATCGCTATATACTAATTGATGCTGGTGTTATGTTTCCTGA CTATGATGAGCTTGGAGTCCAAAAAATTATACCTGATACcacatttataaaaagatgGAGCCACAAAATTGAAGCTGTTATTATAACTCATGGGCACGAAGATCACATTGGTGCGTTGCCTTGG GTTATCCCAGCTCTGGATTCCCGTACTCCGATTTATGCATCATCTTTTACGATGGAG TTGATAAAAAAGCGCCTGAAAGAGCATGGGATTTTTCTTCCATCTAGACTTAAGGTCTTTAGAACaaggaagaaatttatagCTGGGCCTTTTGAAGTAGAGCCTATCAGGGTGACTCATTCCATTCCTGACTGTTGTGGGCTGGTACTTCGCTGCTCTGATGGTACAATTCTTCACACGGGGGACTGGAAG ATAGATGAGTCACCATTGGATGGCAAAGTCTTTGACCGTGAAGCACTTGAGGAACTGTCAAAAGAAGGAGTGACATTG ATGATGAGTGACTCAACTAATGTACTGTCACCTGGAAGGACAATTAGTGAAAGTGTAGTAGCAGATTCATTATTGAGACATATTTCAGCTGCCAAAGGAAGAATCATTACTACCCAGTTTGCATCAAATATACATCGCCTAGGAAGTGTGAAAGCTGCTGCTGATTTGACTGGTAGAAAGTTG GTCTTTGTTGGTATGTCCTTAAGGACATATCTGGATGCAGCTTGGAAGGATGGAAAGGCACCGATTGATCCATCCACTCTG GTGAAAGTGGAAGATATTGATGCTTACGCTCCAAAGGATCTGCTAATTGTTACGACTGGATCACAA GCAGAGCCACGTGCTGCACTGAATCTTGCATCATATGGTAGTAGTCATTCCTTCAAATTGAACAAGGATGATATAATTCTATATTCAGCAAAG GTAATCCCTGGCAATGAATCTAGGGTGATGAAAATGATGAATCGTATATCAGAGATTGGGTCAACTCTGGTAATGGGCAAGAATGAGCTGCTGCACACATCTGGCCATGGGTATCGTGGAGAATTA GAGGAGGTACTTAGGATTGTGAAGCCGCAACATTTTCTTCCCATACATGGAGAACTCTTGTTTCTGAAAGAGCATGAATTGCTTGGGAAATCTACTGGTGTTCGACATACTACT GTTATAAAGAATGGAGAGATGCTTGGAGTCTCCCACTTAAGGAACAGAAAAGTTCTATCTAATGGCTTTATTTCCCTTGGGAAGGAAAATTTGCAG TTGATGTATAATGATGGTGATAAAGCATTTGGCACGTCAACTGAGCTTTGCATTGATGAGAGACTAAGAATTGCAACAGATGGCATTATAGTGATTAG CATGGAGATTTTACGCCCACAAAATGCAGAAAGCCTCACTGCGAACAccataaaaggaaaaataagaattacaaCACGCTGCTTGTGGCTAGATAAAGGGAAGCTTTTAGATGCCCTTCATAAAGCTGCCCAGGCTGCACTATCAAGCTGTCCTGTGAATTGTCCTTTATCTCACATGGAAAAGACAGTGTCCGAGATTCTGAGGAAGATGGTAAGAAAGTACAGCGGTAAAAGACCTGAAGTCATTGCCATTGCTGTGGAAAATCCAGCTGGAGTTCTTTCCGATGAGCTCAAAACAAGGCTATCTGGCAACTCTCGTGTTGGTTTTGGAATATCAGCACTGAAAAAAGTAGTTGATGGATATCCAACGAGAAATCGCTCAAACAAAACACAAATGGAAAGCAATGGTTATATGCATGTAGATAACACATTACAGCAAAATCTGGAAG TTGATGATAGTGAAGTTGGGAGACTACAACCTGATGAAAATACTGCAGCCTCAATTTCAAGTTCACCTGACAGACTTCCCTCCAACTCTCAAGATCAAGATGATTTTTGGAAATCATTTGTTTCATCTAATCCAATTGATACTTTGGTTCCACAATCAGAACACATAAAAGAGCTCGAGGATGATGGTAGTCTGAGCAGTGACGATGAGTCCATGGAAATGCAAGATCAGAAATCAAAGCCTTCCAAGCGtgtgaaaagaaataaatggaAACCTGAAGAGATTAAGAAGCTGATAAAAGTGCGTGGGAAATTACATGATAGATTTCAAGTGGTAAAGGGGAGAATGGCTCTCTGGGAAGAGGTATCTAATAGATTGATGATTGATGGTATTAATCGAAGTCCTGGGCAGTGCAAATCTTTGTGGGCATCCCTGAATCAGAAATACGAG GAAAGTAAGAGTGACGAGAACGGCCAAACAGTTTGGCCTCATTATGAAGACATGGATAAAATTCTATCTGCTTTTGGGGAAATGACAACAAAGTGA
- the LOC8266322 gene encoding ribonuclease J isoform X2 gives MEGAGKSMEDSVQRKMEQFYEGSNGPPLRIVPIGGLGEIGMNCMLVGNYDRYILIDAGVMFPDYDELGVQKIIPDTTFIKRWSHKIEAVIITHGHEDHIGALPWVIPALDSRTPIYASSFTMELIKKRLKEHGIFLPSRLKVFRTRKKFIAGPFEVEPIRVTHSIPDCCGLVLRCSDGTILHTGDWKIDESPLDGKVFDREALEELSKEGVTLMMSDSTNVLSPGRTISESVVADSLLRHISAAKGRIITTQFASNIHRLGSVKAAADLTGRKLVFVGMSLRTYLDAAWKDGKAPIDPSTLVKVEDIDAYAPKDLLIVTTGSQAEPRAALNLASYGSSHSFKLNKDDIILYSAKVIPGNESRVMKMMNRISEIGSTLVMGKNELLHTSGHGYRGELEEVLRIVKPQHFLPIHGELLFLKEHELLGKSTGVRHTTVIKNGEMLGVSHLRNRKVLSNGFISLGKENLQLMYNDGDKAFGTSTELCIDERLRIATDGIIVISMEILRPQNAESLTANTIKGKIRITTRCLWLDKGKLLDALHKAAQAALSSCPVNCPLSHMEKTVSEILRKMVRKYSGKRPEVIAIAVENPAGVLSDELKTRLSGNSRVGFGISALKKVVDGYPTRNRSNKTQMESNGYMHVDNTLQQNLEVDDSEVGRLQPDENTAASISSSPDRLPSNSQDQDDFWKSFVSSNPIDTLVPQSEHIKELEDDGSLSSDDESMEMQDQKSKPSKRVKRNKWKPEEIKKLIKVRGKLHDRFQVVKGRMALWEEVSNRLMIDGINRSPGQCKSLWASLNQKYEESKSDENGQTVWPHYEDMDKILSAFGEMTTK, from the exons ATGGAAGGGGCTGGGAAAAGTATGGAGGATTCTGTTCAGCGCAAGATGGAACAGTTTTATGAAGGGTCTAATGGTCCACCTCTTCGCATTGTTCCAATTGGTGGCCTGGGTGAGATTGGGATGAATTGCATGCTTGTTGGGAATTATGATCGCTATATACTAATTGATGCTGGTGTTATGTTTCCTGA CTATGATGAGCTTGGAGTCCAAAAAATTATACCTGATACcacatttataaaaagatgGAGCCACAAAATTGAAGCTGTTATTATAACTCATGGGCACGAAGATCACATTGGTGCGTTGCCTTGG GTTATCCCAGCTCTGGATTCCCGTACTCCGATTTATGCATCATCTTTTACGATGGAG TTGATAAAAAAGCGCCTGAAAGAGCATGGGATTTTTCTTCCATCTAGACTTAAGGTCTTTAGAACaaggaagaaatttatagCTGGGCCTTTTGAAGTAGAGCCTATCAGGGTGACTCATTCCATTCCTGACTGTTGTGGGCTGGTACTTCGCTGCTCTGATGGTACAATTCTTCACACGGGGGACTGGAAG ATAGATGAGTCACCATTGGATGGCAAAGTCTTTGACCGTGAAGCACTTGAGGAACTGTCAAAAGAAGGAGTGACATTG ATGATGAGTGACTCAACTAATGTACTGTCACCTGGAAGGACAATTAGTGAAAGTGTAGTAGCAGATTCATTATTGAGACATATTTCAGCTGCCAAAGGAAGAATCATTACTACCCAGTTTGCATCAAATATACATCGCCTAGGAAGTGTGAAAGCTGCTGCTGATTTGACTGGTAGAAAGTTG GTCTTTGTTGGTATGTCCTTAAGGACATATCTGGATGCAGCTTGGAAGGATGGAAAGGCACCGATTGATCCATCCACTCTG GTGAAAGTGGAAGATATTGATGCTTACGCTCCAAAGGATCTGCTAATTGTTACGACTGGATCACAA GCAGAGCCACGTGCTGCACTGAATCTTGCATCATATGGTAGTAGTCATTCCTTCAAATTGAACAAGGATGATATAATTCTATATTCAGCAAAG GTAATCCCTGGCAATGAATCTAGGGTGATGAAAATGATGAATCGTATATCAGAGATTGGGTCAACTCTGGTAATGGGCAAGAATGAGCTGCTGCACACATCTGGCCATGGGTATCGTGGAGAATTA GAGGAGGTACTTAGGATTGTGAAGCCGCAACATTTTCTTCCCATACATGGAGAACTCTTGTTTCTGAAAGAGCATGAATTGCTTGGGAAATCTACTGGTGTTCGACATACTACT GTTATAAAGAATGGAGAGATGCTTGGAGTCTCCCACTTAAGGAACAGAAAAGTTCTATCTAATGGCTTTATTTCCCTTGGGAAGGAAAATTTGCAG TTGATGTATAATGATGGTGATAAAGCATTTGGCACGTCAACTGAGCTTTGCATTGATGAGAGACTAAGAATTGCAACAGATGGCATTATAGTGATTAG CATGGAGATTTTACGCCCACAAAATGCAGAAAGCCTCACTGCGAACAccataaaaggaaaaataagaattacaaCACGCTGCTTGTGGCTAGATAAAGGGAAGCTTTTAGATGCCCTTCATAAAGCTGCCCAGGCTGCACTATCAAGCTGTCCTGTGAATTGTCCTTTATCTCACATGGAAAAGACAGTGTCCGAGATTCTGAGGAAGATGGTAAGAAAGTACAGCGGTAAAAGACCTGAAGTCATTGCCATTGCTGTGGAAAATCCAGCTGGAGTTCTTTCCGATGAGCTCAAAACAAGGCTATCTGGCAACTCTCGTGTTGGTTTTGGAATATCAGCACTGAAAAAAGTAGTTGATGGATATCCAACGAGAAATCGCTCAAACAAAACACAAATGGAAAGCAATGGTTATATGCATGTAGATAACACATTACAGCAAAATCTGGAAG TTGATGATAGTGAAGTTGGGAGACTACAACCTGATGAAAATACTGCAGCCTCAATTTCAAGTTCACCTGACAGACTTCCCTCCAACTCTCAAGATCAAGATGATTTTTGGAAATCATTTGTTTCATCTAATCCAATTGATACTTTGGTTCCACAATCAGAACACATAAAAGAGCTCGAGGATGATGGTAGTCTGAGCAGTGACGATGAGTCCATGGAAATGCAAGATCAGAAATCAAAGCCTTCCAAGCGtgtgaaaagaaataaatggaAACCTGAAGAGATTAAGAAGCTGATAAAAGTGCGTGGGAAATTACATGATAGATTTCAAGTGGTAAAGGGGAGAATGGCTCTCTGGGAAGAGGTATCTAATAGATTGATGATTGATGGTATTAATCGAAGTCCTGGGCAGTGCAAATCTTTGTGGGCATCCCTGAATCAGAAATACGAG GAAAGTAAGAGTGACGAGAACGGCCAAACAGTTTGGCCTCATTATGAAGACATGGATAAAATTCTATCTGCTTTTGGGGAAATGACAACAAAGTGA
- the LOC8266322 gene encoding ribonuclease J isoform X3 — protein sequence MGTKITLVIPALDSRTPIYASSFTMELIKKRLKEHGIFLPSRLKVFRTRKKFIAGPFEVEPIRVTHSIPDCCGLVLRCSDGTILHTGDWKIDESPLDGKVFDREALEELSKEGVTLMMSDSTNVLSPGRTISESVVADSLLRHISAAKGRIITTQFASNIHRLGSVKAAADLTGRKLVFVGMSLRTYLDAAWKDGKAPIDPSTLVKVEDIDAYAPKDLLIVTTGSQAEPRAALNLASYGSSHSFKLNKDDIILYSAKVIPGNESRVMKMMNRISEIGSTLVMGKNELLHTSGHGYRGELEEVLRIVKPQHFLPIHGELLFLKEHELLGKSTGVRHTTVIKNGEMLGVSHLRNRKVLSNGFISLGKENLQLMYNDGDKAFGTSTELCIDERLRIATDGIIVISMEILRPQNAESLTANTIKGKIRITTRCLWLDKGKLLDALHKAAQAALSSCPVNCPLSHMEKTVSEILRKMVRKYSGKRPEVIAIAVENPAGVLSDELKTRLSGNSRVGFGISALKKVVDGYPTRNRSNKTQMESNGYMHVDNTLQQNLEVDDSEVGRLQPDENTAASISSSPDRLPSNSQDQDDFWKSFVSSNPIDTLVPQSEHIKELEDDGSLSSDDESMEMQDQKSKPSKRVKRNKWKPEEIKKLIKVRGKLHDRFQVVKGRMALWEEVSNRLMIDGINRSPGQCKSLWASLNQKYEESKSDENGQTVWPHYEDMDKILSAFGEMTTK from the exons ATGGGCACGAAGATCACATTG GTTATCCCAGCTCTGGATTCCCGTACTCCGATTTATGCATCATCTTTTACGATGGAG TTGATAAAAAAGCGCCTGAAAGAGCATGGGATTTTTCTTCCATCTAGACTTAAGGTCTTTAGAACaaggaagaaatttatagCTGGGCCTTTTGAAGTAGAGCCTATCAGGGTGACTCATTCCATTCCTGACTGTTGTGGGCTGGTACTTCGCTGCTCTGATGGTACAATTCTTCACACGGGGGACTGGAAG ATAGATGAGTCACCATTGGATGGCAAAGTCTTTGACCGTGAAGCACTTGAGGAACTGTCAAAAGAAGGAGTGACATTG ATGATGAGTGACTCAACTAATGTACTGTCACCTGGAAGGACAATTAGTGAAAGTGTAGTAGCAGATTCATTATTGAGACATATTTCAGCTGCCAAAGGAAGAATCATTACTACCCAGTTTGCATCAAATATACATCGCCTAGGAAGTGTGAAAGCTGCTGCTGATTTGACTGGTAGAAAGTTG GTCTTTGTTGGTATGTCCTTAAGGACATATCTGGATGCAGCTTGGAAGGATGGAAAGGCACCGATTGATCCATCCACTCTG GTGAAAGTGGAAGATATTGATGCTTACGCTCCAAAGGATCTGCTAATTGTTACGACTGGATCACAA GCAGAGCCACGTGCTGCACTGAATCTTGCATCATATGGTAGTAGTCATTCCTTCAAATTGAACAAGGATGATATAATTCTATATTCAGCAAAG GTAATCCCTGGCAATGAATCTAGGGTGATGAAAATGATGAATCGTATATCAGAGATTGGGTCAACTCTGGTAATGGGCAAGAATGAGCTGCTGCACACATCTGGCCATGGGTATCGTGGAGAATTA GAGGAGGTACTTAGGATTGTGAAGCCGCAACATTTTCTTCCCATACATGGAGAACTCTTGTTTCTGAAAGAGCATGAATTGCTTGGGAAATCTACTGGTGTTCGACATACTACT GTTATAAAGAATGGAGAGATGCTTGGAGTCTCCCACTTAAGGAACAGAAAAGTTCTATCTAATGGCTTTATTTCCCTTGGGAAGGAAAATTTGCAG TTGATGTATAATGATGGTGATAAAGCATTTGGCACGTCAACTGAGCTTTGCATTGATGAGAGACTAAGAATTGCAACAGATGGCATTATAGTGATTAG CATGGAGATTTTACGCCCACAAAATGCAGAAAGCCTCACTGCGAACAccataaaaggaaaaataagaattacaaCACGCTGCTTGTGGCTAGATAAAGGGAAGCTTTTAGATGCCCTTCATAAAGCTGCCCAGGCTGCACTATCAAGCTGTCCTGTGAATTGTCCTTTATCTCACATGGAAAAGACAGTGTCCGAGATTCTGAGGAAGATGGTAAGAAAGTACAGCGGTAAAAGACCTGAAGTCATTGCCATTGCTGTGGAAAATCCAGCTGGAGTTCTTTCCGATGAGCTCAAAACAAGGCTATCTGGCAACTCTCGTGTTGGTTTTGGAATATCAGCACTGAAAAAAGTAGTTGATGGATATCCAACGAGAAATCGCTCAAACAAAACACAAATGGAAAGCAATGGTTATATGCATGTAGATAACACATTACAGCAAAATCTGGAAG TTGATGATAGTGAAGTTGGGAGACTACAACCTGATGAAAATACTGCAGCCTCAATTTCAAGTTCACCTGACAGACTTCCCTCCAACTCTCAAGATCAAGATGATTTTTGGAAATCATTTGTTTCATCTAATCCAATTGATACTTTGGTTCCACAATCAGAACACATAAAAGAGCTCGAGGATGATGGTAGTCTGAGCAGTGACGATGAGTCCATGGAAATGCAAGATCAGAAATCAAAGCCTTCCAAGCGtgtgaaaagaaataaatggaAACCTGAAGAGATTAAGAAGCTGATAAAAGTGCGTGGGAAATTACATGATAGATTTCAAGTGGTAAAGGGGAGAATGGCTCTCTGGGAAGAGGTATCTAATAGATTGATGATTGATGGTATTAATCGAAGTCCTGGGCAGTGCAAATCTTTGTGGGCATCCCTGAATCAGAAATACGAG GAAAGTAAGAGTGACGAGAACGGCCAAACAGTTTGGCCTCATTATGAAGACATGGATAAAATTCTATCTGCTTTTGGGGAAATGACAACAAAGTGA
- the LOC8266321 gene encoding calcium-binding protein CML38, which translates to MRKREEVELIFRHLDKNGDGKISPSELSDHVSLIGGKLFVKEAEMAVGLVDSDGDGLLELEDLVRLMEAGGEEEKLQDLKEAFAMYDEDNCGFITPNNLRKMLKRLGDSKSIDECKVMINQFDLNGDGVLSFEEFRVMML; encoded by the coding sequence atgagaaagagagaagaagtGGAACTCATTTTTCGCCACTTGGACAAGAATGGCGATGGCAAGATTTCACCATCAGAACTGAGTGACCATGTAAGTTTGATAGGGGGGAAGTTGTTCGTGAAAGAGGCGGAAATGGCGGTGGGGTTAGTGGACTCAGATGGAGATGGGTTGTTGGAATTGGAGGATCTTGTTAGGCTAATGGAAGCTGGAGGCGAAGAAGAAAAACTGCAGGATCTGAAAGAGGCTTTTGCTATGTATGATGAGGATAACTGTGGGTTCATCACACCAAACAACTTGAGAAAAATGCTTAAAAGACTCGGTGACTCAAAGTCTATCGATGAATGTAAAGTGATGATAAATCAGTTTGACCTTAATGGTGATGGTGTTCTTAGCTTTGAAGAATTCAGGGTCATGATGCTGTAA
- the LOC125369753 gene encoding uncharacterized protein LOC125369753 isoform X2 produces MEDSVSVKKTPDSTISLHETDMDLMPSSEERPSDMETSHANDISDSKSSTSISVTNSHDFEFSRSCSNASSRRDSFGSVFPSLKEEEGDWKGEKDPLEEKKNQCDQLFQDSLCESNQTDHNNNQRIRLLEFLEDECWNEEIARITATPTPSRAEEERLKSKEQHLSSKKGCSSMVLVRDDKIAKQYHSRKVGNKHCCFPSLGPRRTPKD; encoded by the exons ATGGAAGACTCTGTTTCGGTCAAGAAAACACCAGATTCAACTATTAGTCTTCATGAGACAGACATGGATTTGATGCCATCTTCTGAGGAAAGGCCATCCGACATGGAAACCTCACATGCTAATGACATTTCAGATTCCAAATCTTCCACATCAATTTCTGTGACAAATTCCCATGACTTTG AATTCAGCCGATCATGCAGCAATGCTTCGAGCCGGAGAGACAGCTTCGGTAGTGTATTTCCATCATTAAAGGAGGAAGAAGGTGATTGGAAAGGGGAGAAAGATCCattagaagagaaaaagaaccaGTGCGATCAGCTCTTTCAAGATTCCTTGTGCGAGAGCAACCAAACTgatcataataataatcaaagaATAAGATTGTTAGAATTCCTTGAAGATGAATGTTGGAATGAAGAAATTGCCAGAATTACTGCTACTCCTACTCCAAGTAgagcagaagaagaaagattGAAGTCAAAGGAGCAGCATTTATCTTCCAAGAAAGGATGTTCAAGCATGGTATTGGTTAGAGATGATAAGATAGCTAAGCAGTACCATTCACGTAAAGTTGGAAATAAACATTGCTGTTTTCCAAGTTTGGGTCCAAGACGTACCCCAAAGGATTAA
- the LOC125369753 gene encoding uncharacterized protein LOC125369753 isoform X1 — translation MEDSVSVKKTPDSTISLHETDMDLMPSSEERPSDMETSHANDISDSKSSTSISVTNSHDFGGKNMMPEGSDTEDDFFSVKGEFSRSCSNASSRRDSFGSVFPSLKEEEGDWKGEKDPLEEKKNQCDQLFQDSLCESNQTDHNNNQRIRLLEFLEDECWNEEIARITATPTPSRAEEERLKSKEQHLSSKKGCSSMVLVRDDKIAKQYHSRKVGNKHCCFPSLGPRRTPKD, via the exons ATGGAAGACTCTGTTTCGGTCAAGAAAACACCAGATTCAACTATTAGTCTTCATGAGACAGACATGGATTTGATGCCATCTTCTGAGGAAAGGCCATCCGACATGGAAACCTCACATGCTAATGACATTTCAGATTCCAAATCTTCCACATCAATTTCTGTGACAAATTCCCATGACTTTG GCGGCAAAAATATGATGCCTGAAGGATCTGACACTGAGGATGATTTCTTCAGCGTCAAAGGAG AATTCAGCCGATCATGCAGCAATGCTTCGAGCCGGAGAGACAGCTTCGGTAGTGTATTTCCATCATTAAAGGAGGAAGAAGGTGATTGGAAAGGGGAGAAAGATCCattagaagagaaaaagaaccaGTGCGATCAGCTCTTTCAAGATTCCTTGTGCGAGAGCAACCAAACTgatcataataataatcaaagaATAAGATTGTTAGAATTCCTTGAAGATGAATGTTGGAATGAAGAAATTGCCAGAATTACTGCTACTCCTACTCCAAGTAgagcagaagaagaaagattGAAGTCAAAGGAGCAGCATTTATCTTCCAAGAAAGGATGTTCAAGCATGGTATTGGTTAGAGATGATAAGATAGCTAAGCAGTACCATTCACGTAAAGTTGGAAATAAACATTGCTGTTTTCCAAGTTTGGGTCCAAGACGTACCCCAAAGGATTAA